In the genome of Candidatus Kryptonium sp., the window GCTTCAGAAGAAGCCAGATATAAAATGGCAAAGGGAACTTTCAGATATTAAAAATCTCGTTAAAACTCAAATTGAACTTCTTGAGACGGCAAGTAAACTTGTTAAAACTGGTGGTGTCGTAGTTTATAGCACTTGCACAATTGAACCAGAAGAAAACATAGAAGTTGTTAAATCATTTCTTGAAAGACATCCAGAGTTTGAAATTGACGACGCACGGAAATATCTCCCCTCTGATGTTGTAACTGATGGCGGTTATATGGAAACATTCCCACATAAACATGATATGGATGGAGGGTTTGCGATAAGATTAATTAAAGTGAAGTAAAATTTTATGAGAAATAACAGAAAACCTCGGCTCGTCGTAATTGACGGCGAAACATTAACTCCCGAAAAAGTTTTTGATGTCGCAGTTAATTTTGCACCTGTTAAATTATCACCAGATGCTATATCAAAAATACAAAAATCAAGGAAACTCGTTGAAAGTTGGGTTGAGAAAAATGAAACCATTTATGGAGTTACGACTGGTTTCGGGGATTTTGCTACCGTAAAGATAGAGAAAGATGAAATAGAAAAATTACAACAAAACCTGATATTTAGTCACTCTGCTGGCGCTGGTGAACCATTGCCTCCAGAAGTCGTCAGGGCTATGATGCTTTTAAGAGCCAATGCTTTGGCAAAAGGTTATTCGGGGGTGAGAGTTGAAACCGTCAATATGTTGATTGAGCTTTTAAATCACCATATAACTCCTATAATTCCATCTCAAGGTTCTGTTGGTTCAAGCGGTGATCTTGTTCAACTTGCTCATCTTGTGCTTGCAATGATGGGCAAAGGTGATGTTTGGATCGGCGCGGATGTAAAGAATTTGAAAAAAGTGAAAGCGTACACAGCGCTTAAAAAATTTGGATTGAAGCCAATTAAACTTTCTGCGAAAGAGGGACTTGCTCTTATAAATGGGACACAGATGATGACAGCTTACGCTTGTTTAATAGTTAAGCAAGCAAAGGACTTATGCAAAATCGCCGATATCGCTGCTTCACTTAGCATTGAAGCTTTGAAGGGAACAGACAGAGCTTTTGATGAAAGAATTCACAAATTAAGACCTTATCAAGGACAGCAAAAGGTTGCACGAAATATATTAAGAATGATGAGAAACAGTGAAATTCGGCTTTCTCATCTTTATGATGATCCGAGAGTTCAAGATGCCTATTCTTTAAGATGTGTTCCTCAAATTCACGGTGCATCAAGAGATGCTATTGATTATGTTTATAACATCGTTTCAATTGAGATAAATTCAGCAACCGATAATCCTTTAATTTTTCCTGAAGATGGTGTTCATCTTGAAGGCGGGAATTTTCATGGACAGCCAATCGCACTTGCGATGGACTTCATAGCTATAGCGTTATCTGAACTTGCCAATGTTTCCGAAAGAAGAATTGAGAGACTTGTAAATTCACAATTAAGCGGTTTGC includes:
- the hutH gene encoding histidine ammonia-lyase; the protein is MRNNRKPRLVVIDGETLTPEKVFDVAVNFAPVKLSPDAISKIQKSRKLVESWVEKNETIYGVTTGFGDFATVKIEKDEIEKLQQNLIFSHSAGAGEPLPPEVVRAMMLLRANALAKGYSGVRVETVNMLIELLNHHITPIIPSQGSVGSSGDLVQLAHLVLAMMGKGDVWIGADVKNLKKVKAYTALKKFGLKPIKLSAKEGLALINGTQMMTAYACLIVKQAKDLCKIADIAASLSIEALKGTDRAFDERIHKLRPYQGQQKVARNILRMMRNSEIRLSHLYDDPRVQDAYSLRCVPQIHGASRDAIDYVYNIVSIEINSATDNPLIFPEDGVHLEGGNFHGQPIALAMDFIAIALSELANVSERRIERLVNSQLSGLPKFLTVQGGLNSGLMIAQYTAASLVSENKVLSHPASVDSIPTSANQEDHNSMGSISAQKAYRILKNVQTVIAIEIMCAAQGIDFAKVDPKTGKIMKCGVGSQAAYEFIRRKIKHLDEDRILHDDIIKALEIVKTGEIIKAVEDAIGEELE